Genomic window (Arcobacter aquimarinus):
ATAATCAATGGTTTATCTTGTAAAACTAAATACTCTTTGTCATTTAAAAGTGTAAAATTATTTATTGATAATTTCTCTTTATTTAAATTTTGTGAATTAAAATAACTCATTACATTTGTAGCTACTAATAATATTAAAATAAAAACTATTATCTCTTTTAAATATTTTTTTATTCTATTTTTCATCTTTTTCCTTTAAGTAAAAAAGTAGTATACATAATTTTTTATTGTTAAGTACTATTATGTTATGCTATTTCTTATTAAAAATATCCATAATAAAATAAGGAAATAAATGCGTTTAATAATGTTCGATATGGACGGAACACTAATAGATAGTGGTTATGCTATCACAAATACTATAAATTATGTAAGAGAAAATCTAGGTTTTGAGAAATTAGAAAAAAATCATATTTTAGAAAAAGTAAATGACCCATCTATAAACTCTGCTGAGTTTTTTTATGGAACAAAAGAGTTCACAAAACAACAAACTAAGCTTTTTGAAGAGTATTATAATGAGCATTGTTTGAGTGATTTGGTTGTTTATGATGGTATTTCTAAATTGATTGATGATTTAAAAGGTGATTTTACTTTAGCAGTTGCAACAAATGCAAATTCTGCTTATGCTTACAAAATGTTAAATCATGTGGGATTAGCAAAATATTTTTCAACTATTTTAGGATATGACAGTGTAAAAAATCCAAAGCCACATCCTGAAATGGTTTATAAAATCTTAGATAAACACAATATAGAAAAACAAAATGCCCAACTAATTGGGGATTCACACAAAGATATTATGGCAGCTACAAAAGCAGGTGTTGATTCTGTTTTAGTAAATTGGGGTTTTTCAAATCATGAAAAAGATGCAATAGAAACAGTTTTAGAATTAGAAAATAAAATAAAAGCAAAATTTAGTTAAAGAAAAGATGATGTTTGAAACTATAAAAAATCTATTTAAAAAAGAAGAAACTTTTTCATGCATCATTTTTGATGGAAAAAAAATGAAATATCTTGATTTAACTCAAAAAGAGATTGATAGACTAAAACAAGAGCATAAAGATTGGACTATTACAAAAAAAGAGGAGTGTTAAAGTTCTATGAACTTATACTCTCCTTCTTTTAAATCATCTATTTGAAATCCTGCAAAACTAACTCTGTGAAGTTTAATCACCCTATTTCCAACTGCTGCGAACATTCTTTTTACTTGATGATATTTTCCTTCAACTATTTCAAGTCGTACTAATGTTGGAGATATAATTTCAAGCATAGCTGGAAGTAAAGGTTTTTTTTCACCATTTAACATCAGTTCACCGCTTGCAAAAATTTGTGATTCATCACCTTTTAAAGGCTCAGCCAAT
Coding sequences:
- a CDS encoding HAD family hydrolase is translated as MRLIMFDMDGTLIDSGYAITNTINYVRENLGFEKLEKNHILEKVNDPSINSAEFFYGTKEFTKQQTKLFEEYYNEHCLSDLVVYDGISKLIDDLKGDFTLAVATNANSAYAYKMLNHVGLAKYFSTILGYDSVKNPKPHPEMVYKILDKHNIEKQNAQLIGDSHKDIMAATKAGVDSVLVNWGFSNHEKDAIETVLELENKIKAKFS